A genomic region of Alligator mississippiensis isolate rAllMis1 chromosome 4, rAllMis1, whole genome shotgun sequence contains the following coding sequences:
- the ZNF652 gene encoding zinc finger protein 652 — protein sequence MSQTTNSCQQLVENCAVHVAGMAQEDSHRGQVPPTFYHGASQELDLSTKVYKRESGSPYSVLVDTKMSKPHLHEREEQPYFRENRSVGEVRAVKEDRENSDDSEEEEEEEDEVTYKREQIIVEVNLNNQTLNVSKGEKGVPSQSKETAVLKTSSEEEEGDSGEEATEDSNDDEENERQKKKEKRVEKVSVAQRRTRRAASAAAATTSLSPRTTRGRRKSVEPPKRKKKAAKEPKAPVQKSKCEEKETLTCEKCPRVFNTRWYLEKHMNVTHRRMQICDKCGKKFVLESELSLHQQTDCEKNIQCVSCNKSFKKLWSLHEHIKIVHGYAEKKFSCEICEKKFYTMAHVRKHMVAHTKDMPFTCETCGKSFKRSMSLKVHSLQHSGEKPFRCENCDERFQYKYQLRSHMSIHIGHKQFMCQWCGKDFNMKQYFDEHMKTHTGEKPFICEICGKSFTSRPNMKRHRRTHTGEKPYPCDVCGQRFRFSNMLKAHKEKCFRVTSPVNVPPAVQIPLTTTSPATTVPSVVNTPTTPTPPINLNPVTTLPPRPIPHPYSHLHLHPHHPHHLPVPPVPHLPPPPALFKSEPLNHRGQSEDNFLRHLAEKNSSAQHH from the exons ATGAGTCAAACAACCAATTCTTGCCAACAGCTGGTTGAAAACTGTGCCGTGCATGTAGCAGGAATGGCGCAAGAAGATAGCCATCGTGGTCAGGTGCCACCCACTTTTTATCATGGTGCCAGCCAGGAACTTGATCTGTCCACCAAAGTATACAAAAGGGAGTCAGGAAGTCCTTACTCTGTGTTGGTGGATACCAAAATGAGTAAACCACATCTCCATGAAAGAGAGGAACAACCATATTTCAGGGAGAACAGATCAGTAGGAGAGGTCCGGGCTGTGAAAGAAGATAGAGAAAACTCTGACGActctgaggaggaagaggaggaagaagatgaaGTGACTTACAAAAGGGAGCAGATTATAGTAGAGGTAAACCTTAACAACCAAACATTAAATGTATCAAAAGGGGAGAAGGGTGTCCCCTCCCAATCCAAAGAGACTGCTGTTCTTAAGACcagcagtgaggaagaggagggtgACAGTGGGGAAGAGGCTACTGAAGACAGTAATGATGATGAGGAAAATGAGAGgcagaagaaaaaagagaaaagagtgGAGAAAGTTAGTGTTGCACAAAGGAGAACAAGgagagctgcttctgctgcagcagccacaacTTCCCTATCGCCCAGAACTACAAGGGGCCGTAGAAAGAGTGTGGAGCCCCCCAAACGTAAGAAGAAAGCTGCAAAGGAGCCCAAGGCACCTGTGCAGAAATCAAAGTGTGAAGAAAAGGAGACTTTGACCTGTGAGAAGTGCCCCAGGGTGTTTAACACACGCTGGTACCTGGAGAAGCACATGAACGTCACTCACAGGCGCATGCAGATCTGCGACAAATGTGGGAAGAAATTTGTTCTAGAAAGTGAGCTGTCCCTTCACCAGCAAACAGACTGTGAAAAAAACATTCAG TGCGTTTCCTGTAATAAATCATTCAAGAAGCTCTGGTCCCTCCATGAACATATCAAGATTGTCCACggatatgcagaaaaaaaattctcctgtGAGATTTGTGAAAAGAAGttctacaccatggcccatgtGCGAAAGCACATGGTTG CACATACAAAGGACATGCCATTTACATGTGAAACCTGTGGAAAATCATTTAAGCGCAGTATGTCACTTAAAGTGCATTCGTTACAACATTCTGGAGAGAAACCTTTCAGATGTGAG AACTGTGATGAAAGGTTTCAGTACAAATACCAGCTGCGGTCCCACATGAGCATCCACATTGGGCACAAACAGTTCATGTGCCAGTGGTGTGGCAAAGACTTCAACATGAAACAGTACTTTGATGAACACATGAAAACACACACTG GAGAGAAGCCCTTTATCTGTGAAATCTGTGGCAAAAGCTTTACTAGCCGCCCAAACATGAAGAGACACCGCAGAActcacacaggagagaagccctaTCCATGTGATGTGTGTGGCCAGCGATTTCGCTTCTCCAACATGCTCAAGGCCCATAAGGAAAAGTGCTTTCGTGTCACAAGCCCTGTTAATGTGCCACCTGCTGTCCAGATTCCACTAACCACAACTTCTCCTGCTACCACAGTCCCTTCTGTAGTGAACACACCCACCACCCCAACTCCACCAATCAATCTGAACCCAGTGACCACACTTCCTCCACGTCCTATCCCCCATCCATATTCGCACCTTCACCTCCACCCTCACCATCCAcaccatctcccagttcccccaGTTCCTCATCtacccccacctcctgctctcTTTAAGAGTGAGCCTTTAAATCATAGAGGCCAGAGTGAGGACAACTTTCTGCGACACTTGGCAGAAAAGAACAGTTCAGCACAACACCACTAA